Within Thermococcus indicus, the genomic segment TTTTCGGCCTTTTCGAGGACATCCTTAAGCTCCTCGTCGCCCAGCTCGTCAACCCTGTGGTACAGAAGGTCTGCGACCTTTTTGCAGTCCTTTTCCTCGATTGCCTTCAGAATCTCCTCCATATCAGAACACCTCAGAATAATTAGCCGTCCAGAGTATTTAACGCTTTGCTGACCTCCTCCCCGTTCTGAGGGGTTAACCCCCTCGCCATTGGCAGGGAGGTTTGAGGGGTCTCATTTAGATCCACAACAAAGCGGATCTTCGACCCCCCGGGGAGGGTCTTCTCCCCGTTACCCCTACCTCCCGCAAGAGCGGAGAGGCTCGGGGTTATGGTTTTCACCGCCTTCCTCAAAATGTTAAACGCTCCAACTAAATCAGCGTTCATCACAACGCCCTCTCCGTGGCACTTAAACAAACCCCTAAAAATTCTTCCATTAGAATGGCGTTGGCCACAGAGGGGGCAAGTTTGAGAAGTGAAGGCCTCACCAACAACCAAAACCTGAATACCATACTCCTCAGCAACCTCAGTTAAGCGTTTAACAACATAATTAAAACGCCAGACGTGAGAGAGGAGGAAGTTTTGCCTTTTGCCCTTATCAGAATTCCTCGCTATGCCCTTGGGATAACCAACTACAATTCTCGAAACGCCCAAGTGGTAGAGTTTTTCGACGGTTTGCCTTACGGCAGTGTTAACGTAGTGCTTTGCCTGAAGTTTTGCTTTATTGTGCATCTTCCTGAGTTTTCTACTCGTCTTAGCACCAGATTTGTTGAGTTTTGACTGATACTCTGCAATCTTCTTCCGCCAGTAAAAATCAATGCTTTTGAGGGGTCTCCCATTCACGAGGAAGCTTTCTCCATTTTCAACATAAACGGCCATTAAGTTGTTCACTCCAAGGTCTATCCCCGCTGAAAGGTTTCCTTTCGGAGTTCTAGGAACGTTTACCCATTCTTTGCCCTCAAGTTTTTCCTCGACAGTAAAGCTGATGTGAGCGTACCACTTTCTCTTTATGGAGTCGTAGGTTATTTCTAACCGCCCCTGTTTTCCCTTCAAGTGTATCCCACCCTTGAACTGGATTTCAAGTTTTTTGAACTTGCCGAGCCTCCTCAACTCGAGAACATTCCCATTAACTTTGTACTGGTCGTTCCTGAGGGGAATAATGAAGAGTTTTCTGCCGTTTTCCTCCTTGACGAATTTTGGAGGCTTTGGTTTAAACCATTTGGGGAGTTCCCCCTTCTTTTTCTTCCTGTTGAGTGAGAAGAATGAACGCCATGCTCCAGCATTCTTTCTGGCTAATTGTTGAACAGTTGAGCCCCCAATCCAGTTCTTGAACTCATAATAAGCCTCTTTTTCAGTTGTTGAGAAGTCTATTTTGCCAAATTCTTTGAATTGTTTGAGCCTCCGGTAGTTGAGTTTGTTCCAGACTACTGCTGTCGCGTGAGCTAACTCGAAGAGAATTTCCCTCTGTTCTTTTGATGGTTGGAGTTTGACCGTTACTGCACGCCTCATTCCAGGGTATTGTATGTGTTTTGGGCTTTAAAAAAGATTGCTTTTCCGCTTAACGGCTAATTTGCCTTAGAGTACACCCCCTAAAGAACTAGACTTGCGAAAAGAGAAACGTCAAAATTAAACGGGAGGCTCAGCGCCTCCTCCGAAGGACGAGGAGCGCCGCTAAGATGACGATTATTCCCGGTCCGCAAGTGCCCCCTGACTCGGTTGGGGAGGGCTGGGCGCTGGAGGAACTCGAACTTGAAGAGCTGGTTGTCCCACTCGGCGTGCTCGACGTCGTCTCGGATGGGGTGGCCGGAGCTTCGGTTGATGTCGTCTCGGTTGGGGAGGGGCTCTCCTCAGGTTTAACCGTGATGGTGATTCTCCTGACGTCCTCCCCTCCGCCGTCGTCCCTCACCTTCAGGGTTACCGTGTAGTTGCCGGCCCTCTCAAAGACGTGCACCGGTTCGGCCTCGCTCGATGTGCTTCCGTCTCCGAAGTCCCAGTTCCAGCTCACTACCTCTCCGTCCCTGTCGTAGGATTTGTCCGCGAAGCTTATCTCCTCCCCGGCCTTCGGCTCCTTTGGCAGGAATGCGAAGTCCGCGGTCGGCGGATAGTTCTGTGGCTCAACGGTTATCTCCTTGTAGTAGGTTCCCTTCAGTCCGCTCTCATCTTCGACGGTCAGCATAACCGTGTAGGAGCCGGGGTTCGTGTAGGCATGCCGCGGGTTCCTCTCATTTGAGGTTGAGCCATCGCCGAAGTTCCAGCTCCACTTGGCAACGCTTCCATCCGGATCCATGGAACTGTCCGTGAAGCTAACCTCTTCTCCGGCCCGGATCTTCGCGGGCGAATAGCTGAAGAGCGCCGTTGGCTTCTCGTTGGGTAGCACCTTGAGGTTCGCCGAGCACGTGGAGTTTGCTCCCCACGGGTCGTAGACCCGTAGAAGAGCCGTGTACGTTCCCTCTTCACTGTACCTGTATCCAACCTCCGTGGAGTTGCCCTCGACGATGTTTCCATCGCCGAAGTCCAGCTCCCAGCGGAGGGAGTCGTTGTTCGGGTCGGTAAGGTCGAGCGAGAACGTCACGTCGAGGGGGTTCTTCCCCTGGCTCGGAGAGGCGGAAATCGAGCATTCGGGAGGTTTGTTAAAGACCTTGATGAGAGTTGTGAGGTCTATCTTGAAGAAGCCGAAGTTGAAGACTATGGGGCTCACCTCCCTCGTGAGGTAGTAGTCTCCCCTGCTCGGCACGTAGAAGTCCAGGACGAGATGTCCGTCCTCGCTGTCAGTGTATATCACGCCCGTGGCGTTGTACCATTTGCTCCTATCCTCTATCCGGCCCGAGTAGGACACCAAGACGCTGGTCTCGTCGGAGAAGGTTACCTCGTGGGTGCTGACCCTTTCGTAGCCGTAGTTGCCCTCTATCGTGCCCTCAACGGTGCCTATTCCCTTCACTCCGCCCCCGCCTTTTACGTTCAGCGAGACTCCAACGGTGAAAGTGTTCCTGCTCTTTTTCCAGTTCAGCTGCTTGGTGTACTGCTCGTAGGCGCTTCCGACCTTTCCGGCCTCAATCGTGAAGACCCCGAGAACGTTCTCGGCATCGTAGTTCTTTAGCTCGGTTATCTTTGTGGGGTAGGTGTTCAGGTCGCCTATCTCGTGAAGGCTGGAATCGTAGTTGACGAAATGGACGTTCGGCGGGCCCTTTGGAACGCTCACGAGTATGTACTGCTGCTCGCCGTTGATTACCGCCAGCTCGGGCGGGCTTATTATCGGGAACTCGTAGAGCTCATAGTCGGTGCTGACATAAAGCGCCCCATCCGCCATGTCCGAGAGCAGGTCGTAGGTGACGGTCGTCTCGTAGGACTCGCCCCGTTCCCTCTCCATCTTGACGCCGAGGGATGTCTTTATGGACAGCTCTGTTCCGCCTCCGAGGCTTTTGCTTCCGGTCGTTATTTTGAGTCCCATGCTCATCTTTACGTCGTGGGTGGCCTTTATGGTCGCGACGGTCTTCTCACCGTGCTTGGTCTTGTACTCGGCGTAGAATATCCCCGTCTCGTTTATCACGTCAAAGTCCACAGGCGGCGCGTTGATGGCGGCTATTACCTCGTTCACCACGCTCATAGTTGCCCTGTTGGGCGGTCCGACCACTATGGAGTCTCCGTTCACATCCCCCGCCGCCAGACCGGCCCCGTACGTGAACTCCGTCTCCAAACCGTCTGGTCCGTTCAGGAGGTCTCCCCCCATGTTGTAGGCCTTGACGCGGCCGTTCTGTGATGCCCAGAGTATCTCATCGACCCCGTCGGTGTTTACATCACCGAGGGCTATCCTGTCGCCCTTCTGGAAGGGGATTGTGAACTTCGCTATCTGAACGGCCTTGTACTGACTGTTCTCTTTGGTGAGCGAGAAGATGTGGATGCCCCTCGTTGAGAGGTCCTGGCTCGCTATGACTATCTCGTCCAGCCCGTCGAGGTTTACATCCCCCGTGGCCATCTCGTCCCTCGCCTTCAGGTTGAAGTGATCCTCCGTGGAAAAGCTCCCCAAGACGTTGCCGCTTGTGTCGTAAACCGTCACCATGTCCTCGTCGTAGTCCGCGTGCACTATCTCAGCTCTGCCGTCGCCGTCGAAGTCTCCCGCACCGATGGAGTCCCCTATCTCAAAGTCCTCGACCTTGAACTCGTTCAGGACGTTGAAGCCCTCGTCGAAAACCTTTATCCAGTTGTTCCTGTCGGCGAAAATTATCTCCGCCTTTCCATCCCCATTCACGTCCCCGCAGGCCAGGTCGTCTCCTTGCTCAAAGTTTACGTCGTGTTTTCCAAGTTCTGACCCTTCCATCGTGTAGATGTATATCTTGTCCGTGCTCCGGTCACCCTGAATTATTTCCGCCCGTCCATCGCCGTTAACGTCGCAAGAAACGAGCTCGTCCCATTTTTCATATCCCGTGTGGAACTTTCCCAAGAGGCCACCGGTCTCGTTCTCATAGGTCCAGAAGTAGTCTCCCCTATCGCCTATGATGATTTCCTCGTTTGCTATCACCATTCCCCCGGAGCCGTAGAGAAGGTCCGCATCCTCGGCTCTTACGGGATGCAGGGGCACGGTAAGTAGGGAGATAGTAACAAATAGCAAAATCAAAAGGGCAGTTCTCGTTTTCATAAAATTTGCCCCCTTTCCGGTTTAGGTTTACATGGATCCGCAGAAAAGCAGACCTACGTAAACCCATAATACCATTGGCCTTTGAAATATAAAAGAGTTTTCATCCACGTGTTACCCCCTTGGAGGGAAATGGTGTAGAGAGCTTTTTAAGCCTCCACCCTTATGCTGTAACATGCTTGAAGTGATTTTCCTCGGCACCGGTGGGATAATGCCGACGCGCGAGAGGAACGTTCCAGCTATTGCCCTCCGCTATAAAGGTGAGGTTATACTCTTCGACGCCGGAGAGGGCACGATGAGACAGATGAACACCGCAAAGCTCAGCCCGATGAAGGTTGAGAAGATCTTCATAACTCACTTCCACGGCGACCACTACCTCGGTCTGGCGGCTCTGATACAGACGATGAACCTCTGGGACAGGGAAAGGCCCCTCCACATCTACGGTCCAAAATACACCTTCGAGTTCGTCCAGCACTTTCTTAACAGCGGCTTCTTC encodes:
- a CDS encoding RNA-guided endonuclease InsQ/TnpB family protein, with protein sequence MRRAVTVKLQPSKEQREILFELAHATAVVWNKLNYRRLKQFKEFGKIDFSTTEKEAYYEFKNWIGGSTVQQLARKNAGAWRSFFSLNRKKKKGELPKWFKPKPPKFVKEENGRKLFIIPLRNDQYKVNGNVLELRRLGKFKKLEIQFKGGIHLKGKQGRLEITYDSIKRKWYAHISFTVEEKLEGKEWVNVPRTPKGNLSAGIDLGVNNLMAVYVENGESFLVNGRPLKSIDFYWRKKIAEYQSKLNKSGAKTSRKLRKMHNKAKLQAKHYVNTAVRQTVEKLYHLGVSRIVVGYPKGIARNSDKGKRQNFLLSHVWRFNYVVKRLTEVAEEYGIQVLVVGEAFTSQTCPLCGQRHSNGRIFRGLFKCHGEGVVMNADLVGAFNILRKAVKTITPSLSALAGGRGNGEKTLPGGSKIRFVVDLNETPQTSLPMARGLTPQNGEEVSKALNTLDG
- a CDS encoding PKD domain-containing protein, producing the protein MLFVTISLLTVPLHPVRAEDADLLYGSGGMVIANEEIIIGDRGDYFWTYENETGGLLGKFHTGYEKWDELVSCDVNGDGRAEIIQGDRSTDKIYIYTMEGSELGKHDVNFEQGDDLACGDVNGDGKAEIIFADRNNWIKVFDEGFNVLNEFKVEDFEIGDSIGAGDFDGDGRAEIVHADYDEDMVTVYDTSGNVLGSFSTEDHFNLKARDEMATGDVNLDGLDEIVIASQDLSTRGIHIFSLTKENSQYKAVQIAKFTIPFQKGDRIALGDVNTDGVDEILWASQNGRVKAYNMGGDLLNGPDGLETEFTYGAGLAAGDVNGDSIVVGPPNRATMSVVNEVIAAINAPPVDFDVINETGIFYAEYKTKHGEKTVATIKATHDVKMSMGLKITTGSKSLGGGTELSIKTSLGVKMERERGESYETTVTYDLLSDMADGALYVSTDYELYEFPIISPPELAVINGEQQYILVSVPKGPPNVHFVNYDSSLHEIGDLNTYPTKITELKNYDAENVLGVFTIEAGKVGSAYEQYTKQLNWKKSRNTFTVGVSLNVKGGGGVKGIGTVEGTIEGNYGYERVSTHEVTFSDETSVLVSYSGRIEDRSKWYNATGVIYTDSEDGHLVLDFYVPSRGDYYLTREVSPIVFNFGFFKIDLTTLIKVFNKPPECSISASPSQGKNPLDVTFSLDLTDPNNDSLRWELDFGDGNIVEGNSTEVGYRYSEEGTYTALLRVYDPWGANSTCSANLKVLPNEKPTALFSYSPAKIRAGEEVSFTDSSMDPDGSVAKWSWNFGDGSTSNERNPRHAYTNPGSYTVMLTVEDESGLKGTYYKEITVEPQNYPPTADFAFLPKEPKAGEEISFADKSYDRDGEVVSWNWDFGDGSTSSEAEPVHVFERAGNYTVTLKVRDDGGGEDVRRITITVKPEESPSPTETTSTEAPATPSETTSSTPSGTTSSSSSSSSSAQPSPTESGGTCGPGIIVILAALLVLRRRR